In Ornithodoros turicata isolate Travis chromosome 1, ASM3712646v1, whole genome shotgun sequence, the DNA window TTTTACTCTCGTGTTTTGTGTGCCTGGCAGTCCTTTTTACCGTTCTGAAGGTAAAAAGAACTAGCTTGTAGTTACTTATAATAACCAATTGCTATATGCAATTCCCATGCTTGGAAATGCTTATGGGCCATGTAGCacacaagaggatcttgtaacagagggttaaGATAAAGCTTGAAACTGCAGCCAAGTCCCGTGCTTTACTGGTTCCAAATTCCAAATTCTGAGGGAAATACAGAGCTTCtgcttagcatgtggagaagtacCAGCTTGCGTATGCAAAcgagctgtcattcaggaaacagtGTATACTAACTTCGGgataatgtgtctaggtttgacccAGCACGCTATCAacatccatgacagccatgGGGAACCACTtttcgatataaagagcatagggaagacacttagTCGTGACCATATTATCATTTCTTGGCAAGGATGTAGATGATGTCCTGAGTGAAGCACCGACAACTTGCAAACATACGAGCTAAAGTGAAACAGTAGCAAAGCGCAAAAGCCCTGGGCCCGCACCATTGACTGCAATTGAACTGATACGAGGaaaaacatgggaaatttataaCCAGAAATTGAGAAAGGGTTACAAAGATTgatgtgcacagaaaaggtctCAAATTTTTCTTCACATGCCATGGAGTCCATGATAGGCATGCCTCTGTagagaagcctctgttgaaAACAGCGTGAGAACTAGAGCTCTATGTTAAAcatttaaacgttttcttaagaaacgcgttttgtaacacgtttcacaaattaaacgttttcttaaaacaTGTCTAAACGTGTTCTGTTAGATATACGTTCAACAACACGTATACGTATTGAAACGTTTTCGTTTGCATAAACGTACGGCGGCACGTATACGTATATAAACGTTTTTCTAGGAGACGcttaatcgttttcttttacataatcgttttcaatcgttttctttcctcctctaaACACTACACCTTACTCTCCTTAAGGTATCGTTAAAGTGGCATGTTACTTTGTCCCGCTCATTTGTGACCGTCTtatgtttaataaagaacagtcacagcgcagggggcattttattccgtttcttGGTGGTTAATAGAGAGTTGCCACGACCCCGTTCGCAGCGCGTACACCCAACTCCGCTCCGCGTGCACTCATTTCATTGGGATCGCTGACACTCCAAAAACGGAGCTCTATCTCATCGACATCGTCCGGCAGAATTACAATTGTGGGTGTTATCCTTGTCTccatcccaatttgttcataacgAGAGGTGTACGGCTCTTTGTGGGAATTCGCGTCAGCGCATCATGTCCAAACGTCGTGCTCATCTCTTTTTTCCCACTCTGGcgcaagaatgatatcattcgggacagtGAATAGGTCTTAACGTGTAATTGGCAaatgttctggttttagagtgtaATAGTGGGAACCAACAGGAAAGAGAAAAGTTAGATGCTTCAGGCTAAAGTAGTCGCTCAAGGTGACAATCTTCCGCGTTGGTCTTTTCACCAAAATACTACTCGCGTAAAGAAGATAAATAAGGAATTTTAGTATAAACTACCCAAAAGATTCAAACGTCATCACCTCCATTACGAGCTCGACATGTTTAAAACCATAGTGAAACACGTCGGTTCCTAATGAAATGTACGACGAAAATAACACAAATAGGGGGTTGCTTGAAAGCCAGATATGAACTGAAGTAGTAAGCTGATTACAAGACAGTGAGAAAGTGGCGTAGTTGGTAATTACTGATGGGAAccatggacgcgccaggcataacggggacaacttctgtctctctccccgtaatgcctggcgcgtccatgtTTCCTATTAATAAAGATAAGAAGTTGCTTACATAGCTATCCGTTTAGGAAGGCGTTGCCTTTCGTATTAGCAAGACGTTTAAACGACCTTGACATGACGTTCAACCGCTTCGCAttaacaaaacgtttaaacgtttcgcattaaaCAAACGTTTCATAAGGAAACGTTTTCTAAACTATACGTTAATCTAAACGGCGTATAAAACGTTTAACTGGAAACGTTTTGAACgaaattcgaaaaaaaaaaaacgtgttagATCCCGAGCCCTAGTGAGAACCCAATTGAGGCCTTTCTTATAGTGATGAAGTCATGAGCCCATGGGATGTTTgataggcaaggtgatagcctatgttctcttagagcttatgaACTGGAACGCGTTTGtagcaaacacctgtgcactgaaaaggaaaaagaagcatGCATACATTACGTTTCTGGTTGGTGGGACGTGAAGCACCTGCAAATTGATATGAACACACTACGGGGATGTTCTCCTTCCTTCCTTGTTTGTATACTGATATCACTCATATGTTCACTCATAACCtcagtgatcaataaagcaataTATACCAGCTCGGATatctgtagaatgtattttactgtgtagaGGCTGTCTGGTTACTCCAGAAGGGTATATACCAGACCTTTATTGTGCATGAAATGGATACTGTTGTGATCTTGCAGTGTTCAcgaccaaaccatccagtgtacctCTGTCAAGATGGCAGGCATTAAATGCTGCCAACAAacatctgaaagaaaagtgagagcttcaCTTCAATaaaagcgaataaacatacacatggctagacagcacctactgcatcaaacgtcaaaaaggcaaaaaaaaagactttTGTATGCTCCAGGAGGAAAGTTTTCCGTTATCGCATGTCCAGCACATGCTTTCAGGACTTTGCTGCAGTGCTTTCCTGATGatccccagagccacctggtaaattgtttgtaggcaacgtacaaaaacttcctgcatgtaccatgggCCGCGTAAAATTATAATTATGATATGTAATTTTACGGATAACAAACTGAAGGCACACGTTAATGAACTGACTTCTTTACTTCGCTGTTACTGATAAGGGCGTagtcgtcgctttctctcacgtagcagtaggacGCCTGGAGCACCTCAGTGTCCAGCCACAGTATTTatgcaaccgctgcgctgcttcagtaacgtctcatATCGCGGCAACAAAATCATTCCTCTGCCGTCGGCTTCGGCATGCATTTGccgcaaggacacctgaacTGAAGGAGCAATACAATATTGCAGCTGTGAGGCTGACAAccttttcattacacatgaagcCTGTTTTCCACGCGACCAGGCGACGATGATGACGgcaattcatcctccgtcgacgattctgcggatggcATCGTGTCACGCTGTGTCTCCGGCGTGCCCTCGTAAGAACATGAGTTTTGCCGGCGGGACTGCTGACTATCCGAAGCTCTCGAGGGCATTCAGGTTTGGTAAATTCGACATCACACGCCGTGTACCCCAAAGCACATGCCAAAACATTTCGGCCATTACGGTTTCGCCACAAACCGGAACGCGGATgagaaaggcgagactagccaTAGCAGACAGGGGCACCCCGCGTTGTTGCTTATGGAATATTCAGCCTTGCGCTCGAATGCAAtatttgaaattcgattactaaaagaaaaagggattccaaaagaaatatttcgtaactgagacgtactcttcctaggcttcataaaatcataaggttacCCTAGACTGAacttcactttacagttcctttaacagTCGGCTCTGACGTACGAAGGACTTTTTCGGGACCCGCGCGGAAGTTATTTTGTTGTTTGAGTTTATCTCAACTATGTAAAAAATGTCTCATGATGTCCTTAGGATGTTTACATGGTCCTGAGTACAACATTATGTGGACATCTTGGGGACATCGGTTGTTGTTTACTGGGCCCTACACAACGGGTACTTTTAGGGCTTAGGGGCTTTAGGGCTAAAGCGTTTGACGTCGCTCGAGGGAAAGACTTTAAGAACTTTCATAGCTTTCAATTTGAACACTGATACATGTTTTAGGTAGTCACTGTGGTTTTAGCGCTATGGGATTTTCAGTTCACAAAGACAACAAGCCTTATCATTATAATGACATCATGATTCAAATCCATATCAACAAAGTGCACTTTAATAACATGTATGATCAAGGAGTCCGGTGGGTTATTCCTCGATGAGTTCCCCATAAAGAGTATACTGAGTAAGAGTTAGTTTCTCGAAAACGGCTAGTTGTCATACACGTCTTCCGTGATGTCGATCAGAAGGCGAAAGAATTTCTCCCAGCCATTGGCAGAGTTTGGTTTCGTGAAGCCGTCCACGTGTCTACACATCACAGTCTTCATCACTTTAACAAGGATGGCGAAATGCTCAGGAAGAACGCCACGTCGATAGCGGTGCATTCGGGCATTCTTCTTGATTAGCTGTCGAAGAAGGTCGGCGTTGTCCAGAGCATCCACCATAGCAGTCACCTGACCGACCACAGCCACAGAGTGGGCGACCAATTTGGGATTTCTGGCCAGTGTATCCACTGGGTCGTTGGCGAAAGGGAACAGTTGAAGGGTAACGGGGTATAGTGCGAACAGCTCCAGGAAGAAGTCGATGCCGTTCTCCCGGCGGGAACGGAATCGAAGCCATGTAGAACGCACACTCATCTTCTCCGCCATGGTCATTCCAGTATCGGGATCCATGAGTTGGCTGATGTCACTGGAGAAAGAGTTTCCCATAGACTATTGGCAGGTGCGTGACTCCGTATGGTCCGGCTGCAGTAGAAGGTTGCACTGTTTGCATCAATATGAGAATGACGATGTTAACTGCATATTCGTGGCGACAAGCATGACTGCGTGGCGCGAGCACGCGCTGGGCCATTCCAGGAATATCAAagctgtagtttcggtttcactgttCGGGCTGTAGATTCCTTGGCCTTTCTGTTAATTTAAATAATAGCTAGGAATATACTTACGTGTGAGTCAGCCCACACTTGTGTGCGTACATGCTACGCGTGCCGCGGGGTAGGACTGCGTGTAATCTCGACCACCTGTTTTGGTTTGTTTTTAAGTGTgacttggtggtggtggtggtgaaggggctcgccgttatcggcctcacagaggtgggcaacgtcacgactgacgccctgggcgaatttgcgtcctgggccgacgaaGAGAACTTggccgacatatgtcttaaGTGTGCCTTAAATCCCCCACACACGTTGCTGGAAGCAATAGTTACCTTCTCCACATTGCTACAATCCTCGGTGGGGATGAAACCCGTGATCTTGCCTTTTCTGTTGTTTAGCATACTTTCATAGGCCATAGCAAAAATAAAAACGTTTATGCCC includes these proteins:
- the LOC135385174 gene encoding hemoglobin-3-like, with translation MGNSFSSDISQLMDPDTGMTMAEKMSVRSTWLRFRSRRENGIDFFLELFALYPVTLQLFPFANDPVDTLARNPKLVAHSVAVVGQVTAMVDALDNADLLRQLIKKNARMHRYRRGVLPEHFAILVKVMKTVMCRHVDGFTKPNSANGWEKFFRLLIDITEDVYDN